A section of the Petrimonas sulfuriphila genome encodes:
- a CDS encoding ThiF family adenylyltransferase: MEERYSRNRIYVRPEEQQLLKHFRILLGGAGIGSIIAECALRFGFETITIVDGDVVEESNLNRQNYRMQDIGKPKAEALKEHLLSINPNADITAINTFIDAGNVEELVKEQDVAINALDFQSDIPFVFDEWCQKYNVPVIHPYNLGWGGLAFVVEPTGPQLKDFTDKWENFEVQLIERIVNYFKLWVQPKPWIEKIITQYKNEKSILPPPQLPIASWIAAGLCTNLLFCIATGQKTKRYPKFYLSSIIDDRN; encoded by the coding sequence ATGGAAGAAAGATACAGTAGGAACCGAATTTATGTCCGCCCGGAAGAACAGCAACTCCTCAAGCATTTCCGCATCCTGCTGGGTGGTGCAGGTATCGGCAGTATTATAGCCGAGTGCGCATTGCGGTTCGGATTTGAAACCATTACCATCGTGGATGGCGACGTGGTGGAAGAATCAAACCTCAACCGCCAGAATTACCGGATGCAGGATATAGGTAAACCCAAAGCCGAAGCTTTGAAAGAGCATTTATTGAGTATCAATCCAAATGCTGACATTACGGCAATAAATACATTCATCGATGCCGGCAATGTGGAAGAACTGGTTAAAGAACAAGATGTTGCCATAAACGCATTGGATTTCCAGTCGGATATCCCGTTTGTTTTTGATGAATGGTGCCAGAAGTATAATGTCCCGGTCATACACCCCTATAATCTCGGTTGGGGCGGATTGGCATTTGTGGTGGAGCCTACAGGCCCGCAACTGAAAGACTTTACCGATAAATGGGAGAACTTTGAAGTACAGCTTATAGAGCGCATTGTGAATTACTTTAAACTCTGGGTACAACCCAAGCCGTGGATTGAAAAAATCATCACCCAATACAAAAATGAAAAAAGTATACTTCCGCCACCGCAACTTCCTATCGCTTCGTGGATAGCCGCCGGATTGTGCACCAACCTGTTGTTTTGCATTGCCACGGGGCAAAAGACAAAACGCTATCCAAAATTTTATCTGTCATCCATTATAGATGACAGGAATTAA
- the mobC gene encoding plasmid mobilization relaxosome protein MobC encodes MNTIKKGGRPAKKLGEKRKYTVSVKLDTREYISLRTKANSAGISRSEFIRQSISGSMIRPRITPELNGHIRKLSGMGNNLNQIARRANAEGYANARGEYLRLAVKIDDLIETLRNDG; translated from the coding sequence ACTGGGAGAAAAACGCAAGTACACCGTCAGCGTGAAACTCGACACGAGGGAGTATATCTCGCTAAGGACAAAGGCAAACAGTGCAGGGATCAGCAGGAGTGAATTTATCCGGCAGTCCATATCTGGGAGCATGATCCGTCCACGGATAACCCCCGAACTGAACGGCCATATCCGCAAGCTGTCGGGGATGGGGAACAACCTGAACCAGATCGCAAGGAGAGCGAATGCCGAGGGGTACGCCAATGCAAGGGGGGAATATCTCCGTCTGGCAGTCAAGATCGATGACCTGATAGAAACTTTACGCAATGATGGCTAA
- a CDS encoding relaxase/mobilization nuclease domain-containing protein: MMAKITKGSSFKGVIKYVIDEKKETRILNSDGLRLKNLNTVIDGFVTQAGMNGRVSKPVGHVTLDFSAQDKEKLSDKVMVRIAHDYMQRMGITGTQYIIARHFDKEHPHIHLVFNRVDNNGKTISDSNDRYRSEKICKELTHKYGLYYSTGKENVKQHRLREPDKTRYEIYEALKTSVPRCRDWKQLIRELERSGIRTEFKTKGNTTTVEGVKFRKGGYTFNGSKVDRMFSYSKIDYQLKQNVRQSMRQDQAQSISATVHNSTESIVSGLGGLFDIRPASGHDDDQAYLYQQPKKKKKRRYGRQM, translated from the coding sequence ATGATGGCTAAGATCACAAAGGGAAGTTCATTCAAGGGCGTAATAAAATACGTCATCGATGAAAAGAAAGAGACACGGATACTCAATTCGGACGGCTTACGGCTGAAAAACCTGAATACCGTCATCGACGGCTTTGTAACGCAGGCAGGGATGAACGGCAGGGTATCGAAACCGGTCGGGCATGTCACGCTCGATTTTTCGGCACAGGACAAGGAAAAGCTATCCGACAAGGTGATGGTAAGAATCGCCCATGATTACATGCAGCGGATGGGGATCACCGGTACACAATACATCATTGCCAGGCATTTCGACAAGGAACACCCGCACATCCATCTTGTCTTTAATCGGGTTGACAATAACGGCAAGACCATATCCGACAGTAACGACCGTTACCGGAGCGAGAAGATCTGCAAGGAATTGACGCACAAGTACGGATTATACTATTCCACGGGCAAGGAGAATGTGAAGCAACACCGCCTGCGTGAGCCGGACAAGACCAGATACGAGATATACGAAGCCCTTAAAACTTCCGTCCCGAGGTGCAGGGACTGGAAACAATTGATAAGAGAACTTGAAAGATCAGGAATCAGGACGGAATTCAAGACCAAAGGCAATACCACCACCGTGGAGGGAGTAAAATTCAGAAAGGGAGGGTACACGTTCAACGGCTCGAAAGTGGACAGGATGTTCAGTTACTCGAAAATCGACTACCAATTAAAACAGAACGTCCGACAGTCCATGCGGCAGGATCAGGCACAATCGATATCGGCAACGGTACACAACAGTACAGAATCCATAGTATCGGGATTGGGAGGACTGTTCGACATCCGGCCTGCAAGCGGGCATGATGACGATCAGGCATACCTGTACCAGCAACCGAAAAAAAAGAAGAAACGCAGGTACGGCCGGCAGATGTAG
- a CDS encoding response regulator transcription factor, with translation MAKKEDFFIQENEILFVPDEDYAPMERYIQFLDAFSRTTYVSIYVIDYFRKNFLYVSENPLFLCGMPAGKVRDMGYDFYLERVTDADLPLLLEINRAGFLFSESVPPVNRLEYTLGYDFHMKQPSGKAMLVHHEITPLHLTRDGRIWLALCSVSLSSQTKAGNIEISRQGCNSRWRYHPENKKWVKYAGVELKDYEKEVLRLSAQGCTMNEISEQIHKSVDTIKGYKRLLFEKLNVGNITEALGFAIHHRLI, from the coding sequence ATGGCTAAAAAAGAGGATTTTTTCATTCAGGAGAATGAAATTCTTTTTGTCCCTGATGAGGACTATGCACCCATGGAAAGGTATATTCAGTTTTTGGATGCGTTCTCACGAACTACTTATGTAAGTATTTACGTCATTGACTATTTCAGGAAAAACTTCCTGTATGTGTCTGAAAACCCTTTATTCCTTTGTGGTATGCCTGCCGGAAAGGTCAGGGATATGGGATACGATTTTTATCTTGAACGTGTGACGGATGCAGACCTGCCACTTCTACTGGAAATCAACCGGGCAGGTTTTTTGTTCTCGGAGTCTGTTCCGCCTGTGAACCGGCTGGAATATACGCTTGGTTACGATTTCCATATGAAACAACCGTCAGGCAAGGCTATGCTTGTCCACCATGAAATCACACCGCTACATTTGACAAGGGACGGCAGGATATGGTTGGCGTTATGCTCGGTATCCCTCTCCTCACAGACGAAAGCCGGTAATATCGAGATTTCCCGTCAGGGTTGTAATTCGCGCTGGAGGTATCATCCGGAAAATAAAAAATGGGTCAAATATGCGGGTGTAGAACTGAAGGATTATGAAAAAGAGGTGCTCCGGTTATCCGCACAAGGCTGCACGATGAACGAAATTTCTGAACAGATCCATAAGTCGGTCGATACCATCAAGGGGTATAAACGGTTACTGTTTGAGAAATTAAACGTGGGTAACATAACCGAAGCCCTTGGTTTTGCCATTCACCACAGGCTGATATAG